In Schistocerca serialis cubense isolate TAMUIC-IGC-003099 chromosome 3, iqSchSeri2.2, whole genome shotgun sequence, the following proteins share a genomic window:
- the LOC126469594 gene encoding putative acid phosphatase 5, giving the protein MKRLNGGPLVKHIIEKIQSQSNTSRTVSPKFLMFSAHDVTIVNVLQTMGFTELLKPQYGAAVIIELHSTNDSGYEVKAGTKE; this is encoded by the exons ATGAAACGTCTTAATGGAG gtcCTTTAGTGAAACACATTATAGAAAAAATCCAGTCACAAAGTAACACTTCAAGAACTGTGTCTCCAAAATTTCTCATGTTTTCTGCCCAcgatgttaccattgtgaatgttCTCCAAACTATGGGGTTCACAGAGCTATTAAAGCCACAGTATGGTGCAGCAGTTATCATTGAACTTCATTCAACAAATGACAGTGGTTATGAAGTTAAG